Sequence from the Rhizomicrobium sp. genome:
CGTGCTGGGCGGCGAGGACGGCACGATCATCGCGCCCCGCGGTGGCGGCGCTGAAGGCCAAGGGCCACGACGTGCGCGGGCCGCTGTCCGCCGACACGCTGTTCCATGCCGAGGCGCGGGCGCGCTACGACGCGGCGCTCGCCATGTATCACGACCAGGCGCTGATCCCGATCAAGACGCTGTCCTTCTGGGACGGAGTGAACGTGACGCTGGGCCTTCCCATCGTGCGCACCTCGCCCGACCACGGCACCGCGTTCGACATCGCCGGCACCGGCCAGGCCGACCCGCGCAGCATGATCGCCGCGATCCGGCTCGCCGCGAAGATGGCCGATGCCCGGGCCGGATAACCTGCCTCCCCTGCGCGAGGTGATCGCGGCGCATGGCCTTCAGGCGAAGAAATCGCTCGGGCAGAATTTCCTGCTCGATCTCAACCTCACGCGTCGCATCGCGCGGGCGGCGGGGGCGAATGACGGCGGCACGTTCTACGA
This genomic interval carries:
- a CDS encoding 4-hydroxythreonine-4-phosphate dehydrogenase PdxA; translation: MAALKAKGHDVRGPLSADTLFHAEARARYDAALAMYHDQALIPIKTLSFWDGVNVTLGLPIVRTSPDHGTAFDIAGTGQADPRSMIAAIRLAAKMADARAG